The following coding sequences lie in one Polynucleobacter necessarius genomic window:
- a CDS encoding 3-hydroxybutyryl-CoA dehydrogenase — protein sequence MSIQSVSVIGAGTMGNGIAQVCAVAGLDVVMVDINEAAVQRGLEQISKSLDRLVKKETLTVEAKDAALKRIQGSTSYADFKGLGLVIEAATENQAIKEKILKQVDEIVSKDTIIATNTSSLSITKLATLDSNPARFIGMHFFNPPSLIALVEVIRGLQTSDATHAAIIEMAKRVGKEPITAKNSPGFVVNRILLPMINEAFFVLSEGLASPEDIDAGMKLGCNQPIGPLALADLIGLDTCLAVMEVYFENFSDSKYRPCPLLSEMVAAGYLGRKTGRGVYTYDK from the coding sequence ATGAGTATTCAATCAGTGAGCGTTATCGGCGCAGGCACCATGGGCAATGGTATTGCGCAAGTTTGCGCAGTGGCAGGTCTAGATGTAGTGATGGTTGATATTAATGAAGCAGCTGTTCAACGCGGTCTGGAACAAATTAGCAAAAGTCTGGATCGCCTCGTTAAAAAAGAAACCCTTACTGTTGAAGCAAAAGATGCAGCCCTCAAGCGTATTCAAGGCAGCACTTCTTATGCCGATTTCAAAGGCTTGGGTTTGGTCATTGAAGCTGCTACTGAAAATCAAGCCATTAAAGAAAAGATACTGAAGCAGGTTGATGAAATTGTCAGCAAAGACACCATCATCGCTACCAATACTTCCTCTCTATCGATTACTAAACTGGCCACACTAGATTCCAATCCAGCGCGCTTTATTGGTATGCACTTCTTCAACCCACCTTCCCTCATAGCATTAGTAGAGGTGATTCGTGGCTTACAAACTAGCGATGCAACACACGCTGCCATTATTGAGATGGCTAAGCGTGTTGGCAAAGAACCCATCACGGCAAAGAATTCACCTGGTTTTGTGGTGAATCGCATTTTGCTTCCGATGATTAATGAGGCCTTCTTTGTTTTATCTGAAGGACTTGCGAGTCCTGAGGATATTGACGCTGGCATGAAGCTCGGATGTAATCAACCAATTGGCCCACTGGCTTTGGCAGATTTAATCGGACTCGATACCTGCTTAGCAGTGATGGAAGTGTATTTTGAGAACTTTAGTGACTCAAAATATCGCCCCTGCCCACTACTTAGTGAAATGGTTGCGGCTGGTTATCTTGGCCGCAAAACCGGTCGCGGCGTCTATACCTATGACAAATAA
- the yaaA gene encoding peroxide stress protein YaaA — protein sequence MLIVLSPAKSLDYKTPVKVKAPTLPEFVSESAKLIADLKKLAPQDVAKLMGLSDQLAALNVGQYRDWSKKFTDENSKPAIYAFDGGVYDGFDVKTLNSKSLEFAQNHIRILSGLYGALRPLDLMQAYRLEMGTAFQNARGKDLYAFWGSRVTKSIKEVLEQQKKPVLLNLTSEEYFKVLQPEELDCPVISPVFQDAKDGKYKIISFYAKRARGLMARFVVENRITDPADLKGFNLDGYKYCAAESKENKPVLRRAERK from the coding sequence ATGCTGATCGTTCTTTCACCCGCTAAATCGTTGGATTACAAGACCCCTGTGAAGGTCAAGGCGCCAACTTTGCCCGAGTTTGTCTCAGAATCTGCCAAGTTAATTGCTGATCTCAAGAAATTGGCCCCGCAAGATGTTGCTAAGCTGATGGGGTTATCAGATCAATTGGCTGCTCTGAATGTGGGTCAATATCGGGATTGGTCAAAGAAATTTACTGACGAAAATAGTAAGCCAGCGATTTATGCCTTTGACGGTGGCGTTTATGATGGTTTTGACGTCAAGACGCTGAATTCTAAATCGCTAGAATTTGCCCAAAATCATATTCGCATTTTGTCGGGCCTTTACGGCGCGCTCAGACCCTTGGATTTGATGCAGGCCTACCGCCTAGAGATGGGCACTGCTTTTCAGAATGCTCGAGGCAAAGACCTCTATGCTTTTTGGGGGAGTCGAGTGACGAAATCAATCAAAGAAGTTTTGGAGCAGCAGAAGAAACCCGTTCTCTTGAATTTGACCTCCGAGGAGTATTTCAAGGTGCTTCAGCCCGAAGAGTTGGATTGCCCAGTGATTTCACCTGTATTTCAGGATGCGAAGGATGGTAAATACAAAATCATTTCTTTTTACGCAAAGCGAGCTCGCGGCTTGATGGCTCGTTTTGTTGTTGAGAATCGCATTACCGACCCGGCAGATTTAAAGGGTTTTAATTTAGATGGATATAAATACTGTGCTGCAGAGTCTAAAGAGAATAAGCCTGTACTTAGAAGGGCAGAAAGAAAATAA
- a CDS encoding DUF3429 domain-containing protein, with product MTTVNPIPPLVRKLGYAGLIPFVGLALMVQLAPTPINYLSAKSLAGYGAVITSFMGALH from the coding sequence ATGACAACCGTGAATCCTATTCCACCTTTAGTACGCAAACTGGGATATGCCGGTCTCATTCCTTTTGTGGGGCTGGCATTAATGGTGCAGCTCGCACCAACACCTATCAATTATTTAAGCGCAAAATCCTTAGCGGGCTATGGCGCTGTCATTACTTCGTTTATGGGTGCATTGCATTAG
- a CDS encoding DUF2863 family protein: MAVHRTKASQRNSPEVEKLVADAISLAASGSQIEDRFWEERLNVRLMRLLKSQNQNVIDAALDQTFRINTVAFEVLADSAETLAESLRVKHEGQEWDVLLLAMPIVAHTRYQIPSGPLPANMIEATVQALQTAIASTDTRLAIVPWLYSIDQMPQSHCQTRILTEALASAAISGKDVELELRDMSETIAVLADPRFIIAALSAPSGAPIFRWQTEPPARQERGVSLIDWQNAMQEPIASLLPGCEFELLLPEAYFTNCRLADKHVRPLSICAAVNFLESTLGILPAGLSCVVGAFGEEQADEYRISFSAKGSSEVMYGVIWPLYDRESVASDALNDLSDDESPIKKICDALYDAGVEDVFRHAMLFDPELCDDCGAPLFPDRSGEAVHAEMSEDAPSQQPLFH, translated from the coding sequence ATGGCCGTTCATCGCACTAAAGCATCTCAACGTAACTCTCCAGAAGTGGAAAAGCTGGTGGCAGATGCCATTTCTTTGGCTGCCTCAGGGAGTCAAATTGAAGATCGTTTTTGGGAAGAGCGCCTTAATGTTCGTCTGATGCGTTTGCTCAAAAGTCAAAATCAAAATGTGATTGATGCTGCTTTAGATCAAACTTTTCGGATTAATACGGTTGCATTTGAAGTCCTGGCAGATAGTGCTGAAACGCTAGCTGAGTCATTGAGGGTTAAGCACGAGGGGCAGGAGTGGGATGTATTGTTGTTGGCAATGCCTATTGTTGCGCACACTCGATATCAGATTCCTTCTGGGCCATTGCCTGCAAATATGATTGAAGCAACTGTGCAGGCTTTACAGACTGCAATTGCATCAACCGATACACGCTTAGCCATTGTTCCTTGGCTTTACAGCATCGATCAAATGCCACAATCGCATTGCCAAACTCGCATATTGACTGAGGCTTTGGCGAGCGCTGCTATATCTGGCAAAGACGTCGAGTTAGAGTTGCGTGACATGTCAGAGACCATTGCTGTTTTAGCAGACCCCCGTTTCATCATTGCTGCCTTGAGTGCGCCTAGTGGCGCACCAATTTTCCGTTGGCAGACTGAACCACCGGCTCGACAAGAGCGTGGCGTCAGTTTGATTGATTGGCAAAATGCAATGCAAGAGCCAATAGCCTCCTTATTGCCCGGTTGTGAGTTTGAGTTGTTATTACCCGAGGCGTATTTCACGAACTGTCGTTTGGCTGATAAACATGTGCGACCCTTGAGCATTTGTGCAGCAGTCAATTTCCTAGAAAGTACGCTTGGAATATTGCCTGCTGGCCTGTCTTGTGTAGTTGGGGCCTTCGGCGAGGAACAGGCGGATGAGTACCGGATTTCTTTTAGCGCAAAAGGATCATCGGAAGTAATGTATGGCGTGATTTGGCCGTTATATGACCGTGAGAGCGTTGCAAGTGATGCTTTGAATGATCTATCGGATGATGAAAGTCCAATTAAAAAGATCTGCGATGCCTTGTATGATGCAGGCGTTGAAGATGTTTTCCGACACGCAATGTTATTTGATCCGGAGCTATGTGATGATTGTGGGGCGCCTTTATTTCCAGATCGCTCAGGTGAAGCAGTGCATGCAGAAATGTCAGAGGATGCGCCTTCACAGCAGCCATTATTTCATTAG